The Hyphomicrobiales bacterium genome has a window encoding:
- a CDS encoding Xylulokinase, whose protein sequence is MSAVLACDLGGSSFRAALIDPSGATLAECTLAGPTLDDHLGRSEVEARAWWALFTEAVGQLSRDEPALFGRVEGVAICGVTRTQVFLGEDGRELRPALTWKDTRSAAAAERLRGTLGRHPEAARINAFHPLARLAWLAGEEAQAFRSLACVLEPKDYLNFRLTGRQASDPVSMARLIAGMEAGESGTAFAALGLPASIVPAILGPCDIVGAIQPGLPAPLDRLAGVPVFCGCNDTWAAVAGLGALRAGHAYNISGTTEVLGVLDPRQAEAEGLISIDWGGLWHLGGPSQNGADTATWLIDLLGVSGRVGDNIDRLLAGRRHPQPLIFLPYLQGERVPYWNPNLRGAFIGLGRQHGATDLAYAVLEGVACLNRLVLERAEAALGAPVGEIRFGGGAAANPVWAQIKADLSNRPVAVGRAREPGLLGAAIIAWTGLGRFASLEAAQDALAGVARRYEPDSARRPAYDALYALYRRSEAALAPISAELAALAQSAAALPGLVNPEPTS, encoded by the coding sequence ATGAGCGCAGTGCTCGCCTGCGATCTCGGCGGCAGCAGCTTTCGGGCAGCGCTGATCGACCCGAGCGGAGCGACTCTGGCCGAATGCACATTGGCCGGTCCGACGCTCGACGATCACCTCGGCCGCTCGGAGGTGGAGGCCAGGGCGTGGTGGGCGCTTTTCACGGAGGCCGTGGGCCAGCTCTCCCGGGATGAGCCGGCGCTCTTCGGGCGCGTCGAGGGCGTCGCGATCTGCGGTGTAACGCGCACGCAGGTCTTCCTCGGAGAGGATGGGCGGGAACTGCGCCCGGCCCTGACCTGGAAGGACACGCGTTCGGCGGCGGCGGCGGAGCGCCTGCGCGGAACGCTCGGCCGTCACCCGGAGGCGGCGCGCATCAACGCCTTCCATCCACTTGCGCGCCTCGCCTGGCTTGCCGGCGAGGAGGCGCAGGCGTTCCGCAGCCTCGCCTGCGTGCTGGAGCCCAAGGACTATCTGAATTTCCGGCTGACGGGCCGGCAGGCCAGCGACCCCGTCTCGATGGCGCGTCTCATCGCCGGCATGGAGGCTGGCGAGAGCGGGACGGCGTTCGCCGCGCTCGGCCTTCCGGCCAGCATCGTTCCGGCCATTCTCGGCCCTTGCGATATCGTCGGAGCGATCCAGCCCGGCTTGCCGGCGCCCCTGGACCGGCTCGCGGGCGTCCCGGTCTTCTGCGGCTGCAACGACACCTGGGCGGCTGTCGCCGGGCTCGGCGCGCTGCGGGCAGGCCACGCCTACAACATCTCCGGCACGACGGAGGTCCTCGGCGTGCTCGATCCGCGTCAGGCCGAGGCCGAGGGGCTCATCTCCATCGACTGGGGTGGGCTCTGGCATCTCGGCGGGCCGAGCCAGAACGGCGCCGACACCGCGACCTGGCTGATCGATCTGCTCGGCGTCTCCGGACGGGTCGGGGACAATATCGATCGCCTCCTCGCCGGCCGGCGCCATCCGCAACCGCTGATCTTCCTGCCTTATCTGCAGGGCGAGCGCGTGCCTTACTGGAACCCGAATCTGCGCGGCGCCTTCATCGGGCTCGGCCGCCAGCACGGGGCGACCGATCTGGCCTATGCCGTGCTGGAGGGTGTCGCCTGCCTGAACCGCCTCGTGCTGGAGCGGGCGGAAGCGGCGCTCGGCGCTCCGGTCGGTGAAATCCGGTTCGGCGGCGGGGCTGCAGCCAATCCGGTCTGGGCCCAGATCAAGGCCGATCTGAGCAATCGTCCGGTCGCGGTCGGCCGCGCCCGGGAGCCTGGTCTGCTCGGTGCCGCGATCATCGCCTGGACCGGCCTCGGGCGCTTCGCCTCGCTGGAAGCCGCGCAGGATGCGCTTGCCGGGGTGGCACGACGCTACGAGCCCGATTCGGCCCGGCGTCCTGCCTATGATGCGCTCTACGCCCTCTATCGCCGCAGCGAGGCAGCGCTGGCACCGATCTCGGCCGAGCTTGCGGCGCTGGCGCAGAGCGCGGCTGCGCTGCCCGGTCTCGTCAATCCGGAACCGACCTCGTAA
- a CDS encoding Glyoxalase/bleomycin resistance protein/dioxygenase superfamily protein, with product MSRFFGQIRQAGYVVPDIEAAMDYWSRVLGVGPFFYNPKVPIRNYRYKGEAYEPHNSVALANSGPLQIELIQCRNDVPSMYKDFTDAGLTGLQHVAYWTADYDADMERLLAEGFKPVMSGEVGERGRFVYFDTHYHPGTVIELSEVAGPKGEMFRLIREASENWDGKDPVRPFPDLSQLAASAA from the coding sequence ATGAGCCGCTTCTTTGGCCAGATCCGTCAGGCCGGCTATGTCGTCCCGGATATCGAGGCGGCGATGGACTATTGGAGCCGCGTGTTGGGCGTAGGACCCTTCTTCTACAACCCGAAGGTCCCGATCCGGAACTACCGCTACAAGGGCGAGGCCTACGAGCCGCATAACTCGGTGGCGCTGGCGAATTCCGGCCCGCTCCAGATCGAGTTGATCCAGTGCCGCAACGACGTGCCCTCCATGTACAAGGACTTCACCGATGCGGGCCTGACCGGCCTGCAGCACGTCGCCTACTGGACTGCGGATTACGACGCCGACATGGAGCGCCTGCTGGCCGAGGGCTTCAAGCCGGTCATGAGCGGGGAGGTGGGCGAGCGCGGCCGCTTCGTCTATTTCGACACGCATTACCATCCGGGCACGGTGATCGAACTCTCGGAGGTCGCCGGCCCCAAGGGCGAGATGTTCCGTCTCATCCGCGAGGCGTCGGAGAACTGGGACGGCAAGGACCCGGTGCGGCCCTTCCCGGATCTGAGCCAGCTCGCCGCTTCCGCGGCGTGA
- a CDS encoding SGNH_hydro domain-containing protein gives MSLIASPARRPDSSGRAIGLPALAGLAAAALLLAATFGWFAHAGLARDGTPRAFDGFQQVRLKTIQAQLDQVRGPYVVVLGDSHAERLYLQSLCGLPVVNAGLSGATLSDVLDLVRKITPPRKAATVLLSVGTNDIWVKRAPETAEAESSFRSGLTALKQRLSAWSERRALIAIPPVADKEEALFPRSAATRYSGMLAQSCEAEHCAYFDLFGGAESGPERRSAFSDGVHLRDYARFVQSRETEICRRLGLAPER, from the coding sequence GTGAGCCTGATCGCCTCCCCCGCCCGCCGGCCGGATTCCTCCGGCCGCGCGATCGGCCTGCCGGCCTTGGCCGGGCTTGCCGCTGCCGCACTGCTGCTGGCGGCGACATTCGGCTGGTTCGCCCATGCCGGGCTTGCGCGCGACGGCACGCCGCGCGCCTTCGACGGCTTCCAGCAGGTGCGGCTGAAAACCATCCAGGCGCAGCTCGATCAGGTCCGCGGCCCCTATGTCGTGGTACTCGGCGACTCGCATGCGGAGCGCCTCTATCTGCAGAGCCTCTGCGGATTGCCGGTGGTGAACGCCGGCCTTTCGGGTGCGACGCTGAGCGACGTGCTCGACCTCGTGCGTAAGATCACGCCGCCGCGCAAGGCGGCGACCGTTCTGCTATCGGTCGGCACCAACGATATCTGGGTGAAGCGCGCCCCCGAAACCGCCGAAGCCGAGAGCAGCTTTCGCAGCGGGCTCACAGCCCTGAAGCAAAGGCTGTCGGCGTGGAGCGAGCGTCGCGCCCTGATCGCCATCCCGCCAGTCGCCGACAAGGAAGAAGCCTTGTTTCCGCGTTCCGCAGCCACCCGCTATTCCGGCATGCTCGCGCAGTCGTGCGAAGCCGAACACTGCGCCTATTTCGACCTTTTCGGAGGGGCGGAAAGCGGTCCGGAGCGACGCTCTGCCTTCAGCGATGGCGTCCATCTGCGCGACTATGCCCGCTTCGTGCAAAGCCGGGAAACCGAGATCTGCCGCCGCCTCGGCCTCGCGCCGGAGAGGTGA
- the oiaT gene encoding 3-oxo-isoapionate-4-phosphate transcarboxylase/hydrolase has protein sequence MTENRFEATYLIETPLDPARVAEIMAGEQSSGTFTRVAGETDELRSRTRAAVLRVEELESASEPSLPNAWLARKRVSGPWRRARVTISFPIANVGTNLPTLAATVAGNLFDLGEVTGLRLDGMALPASYRAGFPLPRQGIAGTRRLAGVASGPMVGSIIKPNVGLSPADTADLVAKLCAAGLDFIKDDEISADPAHAPLAERVPAVMAAVRRHQDRTGKHVMVAFNITDETDAMRRHADLVAREGGSCVMASLNWCGFSGIETLRRSTDLALHGHRNGYGAVSRHPWLGISFQAYQTLWRLAGVDHMHVHGLQGKFAQEDEEVVASARDCVTPLAEGIDDRVLPAFSSGQWAGTAQPTWDAIGHDDLLFMAGGGILAHPGGPAAGVASIRQAWEAVAAGKPLREAAATYPELKQALDFFGGKAG, from the coding sequence ATGACCGAGAACCGCTTCGAAGCGACCTACCTCATCGAGACGCCGCTCGACCCGGCCCGGGTCGCCGAGATCATGGCGGGCGAGCAGTCGAGCGGCACCTTCACCCGCGTCGCCGGCGAAACCGACGAACTGCGCAGCCGGACCCGCGCCGCGGTGCTGCGCGTCGAGGAGCTGGAAAGCGCCTCCGAACCGAGCCTGCCCAATGCCTGGCTGGCGCGAAAGCGGGTGAGCGGCCCGTGGCGCCGTGCGCGCGTGACCATTTCCTTCCCCATCGCCAATGTCGGCACGAACCTGCCGACGCTGGCCGCGACCGTCGCCGGCAATCTCTTCGATCTGGGGGAGGTGACGGGGCTGCGGCTGGACGGCATGGCCCTGCCTGCGTCCTACCGCGCCGGCTTCCCGCTGCCGCGGCAGGGGATCGCGGGTACGCGCCGGCTGGCCGGCGTGGCCTCCGGCCCGATGGTTGGCTCGATCATCAAGCCCAATGTCGGCCTGAGCCCCGCCGACACCGCCGATCTCGTGGCGAAGCTCTGCGCCGCCGGCCTCGACTTCATCAAGGACGACGAGATTTCCGCCGATCCGGCGCATGCCCCGCTGGCCGAGCGCGTTCCGGCCGTGATGGCGGCGGTGCGGCGCCATCAGGACCGGACCGGCAAGCACGTCATGGTCGCGTTCAACATCACCGACGAGACGGACGCGATGCGCCGCCACGCCGATCTCGTCGCGCGCGAGGGCGGTTCCTGCGTGATGGCGAGCCTGAACTGGTGCGGTTTTTCCGGCATCGAGACGCTGCGCCGCTCGACCGATCTCGCTTTGCATGGTCACCGCAACGGTTATGGCGCCGTCTCGCGCCACCCGTGGCTGGGCATCTCGTTCCAGGCCTATCAGACGCTCTGGCGGCTCGCCGGCGTCGATCACATGCATGTCCACGGCCTGCAGGGAAAATTCGCGCAGGAGGACGAGGAGGTGGTCGCCTCGGCCCGCGATTGCGTGACTCCGCTCGCCGAGGGGATCGACGACCGCGTCCTGCCGGCCTTCTCGTCGGGGCAATGGGCCGGCACCGCCCAGCCGACCTGGGATGCGATCGGCCATGACGATCTGCTCTTCATGGCGGGCGGCGGCATCCTCGCCCATCCCGGCGGGCCGGCGGCCGGCGTCGCGAGCATCAGGCAGGCCTGGGAGGCCGTCGCTGCCGGCAAGCCGCTTCGCGAGGCCGCGGCGACCTACCCGGAGCTGAAGCAGGCGCTCGATTTCTTCGGCGGCAAGGCGGGTTGA
- the ompR gene encoding DNA-binding dual transcriptional regulator OmpR, whose protein sequence is MVALLEITDIQVSAPAHILIVEDDREISTLVARYLSQNGMRASTVRDGREMDRALRDGRFDLIVLDLNLPDEDGLSICRRLRPTMAVPIIMLTARSEDVDRIIGLEMGADDYLGKPFNPRELLARIRAVMRRQSGGQPDAAEPPGSFVFLGWTLNANNRELTNPDDVRVAVTGAEFDLLRVFCERPGRVLSRDILLDLTQGRTAAPYERSIDILISRLRQKIEREPREPELIKTIRSGGYLFTPAVERQ, encoded by the coding sequence ATGGTTGCGTTGCTTGAAATAACGGACATCCAAGTGAGTGCACCGGCACATATCCTGATCGTCGAGGACGACCGCGAAATCAGTACGCTGGTGGCGCGCTACCTGTCACAGAACGGCATGCGTGCCTCGACGGTGCGCGACGGGCGCGAGATGGACCGCGCCCTGCGGGACGGCCGCTTCGACCTGATCGTGCTCGACCTCAACCTGCCTGACGAGGACGGCCTGTCGATCTGCCGCCGGCTGCGCCCCACCATGGCCGTGCCGATCATCATGCTGACGGCCCGCAGCGAGGATGTGGACCGGATCATCGGCCTGGAGATGGGCGCCGACGACTATCTCGGCAAACCCTTCAACCCGCGCGAACTGCTGGCGCGCATCCGCGCCGTGATGCGCCGGCAGAGCGGCGGACAACCGGATGCGGCCGAGCCCCCCGGCTCCTTCGTCTTCCTCGGCTGGACGCTGAATGCGAACAATCGCGAGCTGACCAACCCGGATGATGTCCGGGTTGCCGTGACCGGAGCGGAATTCGACCTGCTCCGCGTGTTCTGCGAACGCCCGGGACGGGTGCTCTCGCGCGACATCCTGCTCGACCTGACGCAGGGCCGCACGGCCGCGCCCTATGAGCGCAGCATCGACATCCTGATCAGCCGCCTGCGCCAGAAGATCGAGCGCGAACCGCGCGAGCCGGAACTGATCAAGACGATCCGCTCGGGAGGCTACCTGTTCACCCCGGCCGTCGAGCGGCAATGA
- a CDS encoding putative 3-oxo-isoapionate kinase (Evidence 3 : Putative function from multiple computational evidences): MASPAPHYGWYGDDFTGATDTLATLAESGFRALLFLGIPTAGQLAAAGALDAVGIAGATRSMVPAGMTSVLDEAGRFFAGLGVRLMHYKCCSTFDSAPHVGSIGAAVAALRPHFPNPLVPIIGGQPNLGRYCLFGQLFAAAGAGGEVHRIDRHPTMSRHPVTPMGEADLRRHLAAQGLGRVGLVDYRAYDEDGEDALSRARIGNPDAVLFDVARSRDLATIAALLRAPLAQAPMLMVGASSVARLAAAWGARDAKAVPARRQRQGAVLALVGSLSPVTRAQVEAVDGFGRLTVDPGRLLAEPGHAAALRREALAMLSAGDAMLVTAEPDGMPGNPRAVAEATGHLLRDVMSEARVGRLLVAGGDTATLAIEALDIWGLSYRAPMVAGAPLCAAHSMSPHLDGLDIVLKGGQMGPPDFFALASR; this comes from the coding sequence ATGGCGAGCCCGGCACCGCATTACGGCTGGTATGGCGACGATTTCACCGGCGCCACCGATACGCTCGCCACGCTGGCCGAGAGCGGCTTCAGGGCTCTGCTGTTCCTCGGCATCCCCACGGCCGGGCAGCTCGCCGCTGCCGGCGCGCTCGATGCGGTCGGCATCGCCGGCGCGACCCGTTCCATGGTGCCGGCCGGCATGACCTCCGTGCTCGACGAGGCGGGGCGCTTCTTCGCCGGGCTCGGCGTGCGGCTGATGCACTATAAATGCTGCTCGACCTTCGACAGCGCGCCGCATGTCGGCAGCATCGGTGCGGCGGTCGCGGCCTTGCGGCCCCATTTCCCGAATCCCCTGGTGCCGATCATCGGCGGACAGCCCAATCTCGGCCGCTACTGCCTGTTCGGGCAGCTCTTCGCGGCGGCCGGCGCGGGCGGCGAGGTCCATCGCATCGACCGCCATCCGACGATGAGCCGGCACCCGGTCACGCCGATGGGCGAGGCCGATCTGCGCCGTCATCTCGCGGCGCAGGGGCTGGGCCGGGTCGGTCTCGTCGACTACCGCGCCTATGACGAGGATGGCGAGGACGCTCTGTCGCGAGCCCGCATCGGCAACCCCGACGCGGTCCTGTTCGATGTGGCGCGATCCCGCGATCTGGCGACCATCGCCGCGCTTCTGCGGGCTCCGCTCGCGCAGGCGCCGATGCTGATGGTGGGAGCGAGCTCGGTCGCGCGGCTCGCCGCCGCATGGGGCGCGAGGGACGCGAAGGCCGTGCCGGCGCGGCGGCAGCGGCAGGGCGCGGTCCTGGCGCTCGTCGGCTCCCTGTCGCCGGTCACGCGCGCTCAGGTCGAGGCGGTCGACGGTTTCGGCCGGCTGACGGTCGACCCGGGGCGCCTGCTGGCCGAGCCCGGCCACGCTGCCGCGTTGCGCCGCGAGGCGCTGGCCATGCTCTCGGCCGGCGACGCCATGCTGGTCACGGCCGAGCCCGATGGAATGCCGGGCAACCCGCGTGCGGTCGCGGAGGCCACGGGGCATCTGTTGCGCGACGTCATGAGCGAGGCCCGGGTCGGGCGCCTGCTGGTCGCCGGTGGAGACACCGCCACGCTCGCGATCGAGGCGCTCGACATCTGGGGCCTGTCCTATCGCGCGCCGATGGTCGCGGGCGCTCCGCTCTGCGCGGCGCACAGCATGTCGCCCCATCTCGACGGGCTCGATATCGTTCTGAAGGGCGGACAGATGGGGCCGCCTGACTTCTTCGCGCTGGCTTCGCGCTAG
- a CDS encoding hypothetical protein (Evidence 5 : Unknown function), translated as MSNLVSSSRHASRSVVFFNPGWIAVSAVGTLWAAALLLRLFGADPIDSVTACRHAFYRDPLIGQERSIGPARLAPDGAMTCAGVTYRATVR; from the coding sequence ATGTCGAATCTCGTTTCATCATCGCGCCACGCTTCCAGGAGCGTCGTTTTCTTCAACCCGGGATGGATCGCCGTTTCGGCGGTCGGCACTCTGTGGGCCGCGGCATTGCTTCTGCGCCTCTTCGGCGCCGACCCGATCGACAGCGTCACCGCCTGCCGCCACGCCTTCTACCGCGACCCGCTGATCGGGCAGGAGCGCAGCATCGGGCCGGCCCGCCTCGCGCCGGACGGCGCCATGACCTGCGCGGGCGTGACCTACCGCGCCACCGTGCGATGA
- a CDS encoding Histidine kinase, whose protein sequence is MTRLLRLPARIGSQIALLVVGIIGLLYLVLAATLILYAPRNRPGPPALETVAAITRLVAQLPVDTRPNAVDAANKADPRFRFALGQPGQAAALQAPGHFEIDPLAQRLGSGFRVTANPAAGGGGPPRQLSIVFPDGTGLNVELVPDAMGPPPPRPFSVLVIATIVLVGLNVGALTIWASRGITAPLARFASAAEEFSIDRDPSPLREEGPVEVRTAARALNRLRDRIHAMFADRTRMLAAISHDLRTPITRMRLRVEFIEDEALRGQFTRDLQHMDTMVQGALSYLRDANRREKHVAVDLSSLLQTVADEFSDMGHGIGYKGPRRVVVNGDAQQLERAVTNLAENAVRYGKDVSIRLREDAETFLIEVADDGPGIPEGDRHRLLEPFMRGDEARGRIGSEGFGLGLAIAQSIALAHGGSLTLHDNHPRGLLVRIALPRPKAP, encoded by the coding sequence ATGACCCGGCTGCTTCGCCTGCCTGCCCGGATCGGCAGCCAGATCGCGCTTTTGGTGGTCGGCATCATCGGCCTTCTCTACCTGGTCCTCGCCGCGACGCTGATCCTGTATGCGCCGCGCAACAGGCCGGGCCCGCCCGCGCTCGAGACCGTGGCCGCGATCACGCGGCTCGTCGCGCAACTGCCGGTGGATACGCGGCCGAATGCCGTCGATGCGGCGAACAAGGCGGATCCGCGCTTCCGGTTCGCGCTGGGCCAGCCGGGACAGGCCGCCGCCCTGCAGGCGCCAGGGCATTTCGAGATCGATCCGCTGGCCCAGCGGCTCGGCAGCGGCTTTCGCGTCACCGCCAACCCGGCAGCCGGCGGCGGCGGGCCGCCTCGCCAGTTGTCGATCGTCTTTCCGGACGGCACGGGCCTGAATGTCGAGCTTGTGCCCGACGCGATGGGACCTCCGCCGCCAAGGCCGTTCTCCGTCCTGGTCATCGCCACGATCGTCCTCGTCGGCCTCAATGTCGGCGCCCTGACCATCTGGGCCTCGCGCGGCATCACGGCGCCGCTGGCGCGGTTCGCCTCGGCCGCCGAGGAGTTCTCGATCGATCGCGATCCGTCGCCCCTGCGTGAGGAGGGGCCGGTGGAAGTCCGCACCGCGGCGCGTGCCCTGAACCGGCTGAGGGACCGCATCCACGCGATGTTCGCGGATCGAACCCGCATGCTGGCTGCGATCAGCCACGACCTGCGCACGCCGATCACGCGCATGCGCCTGCGGGTCGAGTTTATCGAGGACGAGGCTCTCCGCGGACAGTTCACGCGCGACCTCCAGCACATGGACACCATGGTCCAGGGCGCCCTCTCCTATCTCCGCGACGCCAATCGCCGCGAGAAGCACGTCGCCGTCGATCTTTCGAGCCTGCTTCAGACCGTCGCCGACGAATTCAGCGACATGGGGCACGGCATCGGCTACAAGGGCCCGCGGCGCGTGGTCGTGAACGGCGATGCCCAGCAGCTCGAACGCGCCGTGACCAACCTCGCCGAGAACGCGGTGCGCTATGGCAAGGACGTCTCCATCCGCCTGCGCGAGGATGCCGAGACATTCCTGATCGAAGTTGCCGACGACGGTCCCGGCATTCCCGAAGGCGACCGGCATCGTCTGCTCGAACCCTTCATGCGCGGCGACGAGGCACGCGGGCGGATCGGATCGGAAGGCTTCGGCCTCGGTCTCGCCATCGCCCAGTCGATCGCGCTCGCCCATGGCGGCAGCCTGACACTGCACGACAACCATCCGCGCGGCCTGCTGGTCCGCATCGCCCTGCCGAGGCCGAAAGCCCCCTGA
- a CDS encoding conserved hypothetical protein (Evidence 4 : Unknown function but conserved in other organisms) yields the protein MFSIARHRRRSSTLISSATGIGLFILLGVPAVEAPTAPRPDVPAVQHGPSGKVVDRLPGNAPTAAHFAERLASASWMQTAPFGADIALASASWSDEGTVGASTEPGPVRVAVSKPATPPSKLARGSARPHGAAPVVAALPPSRPASLHLPPAATTVAAATQERPSVTARMIAFVGSLASLARPL from the coding sequence ATGTTTTCCATTGCCCGCCACCGACGCCGCTCAAGCACGCTGATCTCTTCCGCAACCGGAATCGGCCTGTTCATCCTACTCGGCGTGCCTGCCGTCGAGGCGCCGACAGCCCCGCGCCCGGATGTACCTGCCGTACAGCACGGCCCTTCCGGCAAGGTCGTCGACAGGTTGCCCGGCAACGCGCCGACGGCCGCGCATTTTGCCGAGCGCCTCGCCAGCGCCAGCTGGATGCAGACAGCCCCATTCGGCGCCGATATCGCGCTCGCCTCCGCAAGTTGGAGCGATGAGGGCACGGTGGGCGCAAGCACCGAGCCGGGGCCGGTTCGCGTCGCTGTATCGAAGCCGGCAACGCCCCCGTCGAAGTTGGCACGGGGAAGCGCGCGGCCGCATGGCGCAGCGCCGGTCGTCGCCGCGCTGCCGCCGTCGCGTCCAGCCTCGCTGCACCTGCCGCCGGCCGCCACGACGGTCGCGGCCGCGACGCAGGAACGACCCTCCGTCACCGCGCGGATGATCGCCTTCGTCGGCTCGCTCGCTTCGCTGGCACGGCCGCTGTGA
- a CDS encoding TRAP transporter large permease subunit: MDVQSATLPAAPMPATGLGRFVGDLDRLLGGAVETVAAVLVLVEIVILGAGVAARYVFHAPLVWSDELASILFLWLSMLGAVVALRRGEHMRMTGLVSRVSPQTRALLEAVAITASIAFLLLILPHAIEYAEEESFIVTPALEITNAWRAAAIPIGVGLMLIAAACRLLRFGSLRPALLAIGLTALLVLLFWFAGPALKPLGKLNLIVFFVGVVALNVFSGVPIAFSFALATFGYLSLTTSTPMLVMVGRLDEGMSHLILLAVPLFIFLGALIEMTGMARAMIQFLASLLGHVRGGLSYVLVGAMYLVSGISGSKIADMAAIAPVLFPEMQKRGAKPGDLVALLSATGAQTETIPPSIVLITIGSVTGVSIAALFTGGMLPAVVLGVALCFVVWWRCRGEDLSEVTRFSRREIAKLALIAAPAIALPFVIRAAVVEGVATATEVSTIGIAYAVLAGILLYRQFDWRRLPRMLVETASLTGAIIFIIGCATAMAWGLTQSGFSRDLAQAMAAVPGGSWGFLGISIVAFTILGSVLEGIPAIVLFGPLVFPIAKQVGVHEVHYSMVVIFAMGIGLFAPPFGVGYYGACAISKINPDEGLKYIWGYILALLVGLVVVAAVPWISIGFLRS; the protein is encoded by the coding sequence ATGGATGTCCAGAGCGCGACCCTCCCCGCTGCCCCCATGCCCGCGACCGGCCTCGGCCGTTTCGTTGGCGATCTCGATCGCCTGCTCGGCGGCGCGGTCGAGACGGTGGCGGCCGTGCTGGTGCTGGTCGAGATCGTCATCCTGGGCGCGGGTGTCGCGGCCCGCTACGTCTTCCACGCACCGTTGGTCTGGTCGGACGAGCTCGCCTCGATCCTGTTCCTGTGGCTGTCGATGCTCGGGGCCGTGGTGGCGCTGAGGCGCGGCGAGCACATGCGCATGACGGGGCTGGTCAGCCGCGTCTCGCCGCAGACGCGGGCGCTGCTGGAGGCGGTCGCGATCACGGCCTCGATCGCCTTCCTGCTGCTGATCCTCCCGCATGCCATCGAATATGCCGAGGAGGAGAGCTTCATCGTCACGCCGGCGCTGGAGATCACCAACGCCTGGCGTGCCGCCGCGATCCCGATCGGCGTCGGGCTGATGCTGATCGCCGCCGCCTGCCGGCTCCTGCGCTTCGGCTCGCTGCGGCCGGCCCTGCTGGCGATCGGGCTGACGGCGCTGCTCGTTCTGCTGTTCTGGTTCGCCGGGCCTGCGCTGAAGCCGCTCGGCAAGCTCAACCTGATCGTCTTCTTCGTCGGCGTCGTCGCGCTCAACGTCTTCTCCGGCGTGCCGATCGCCTTTTCCTTCGCGCTTGCCACCTTCGGCTATCTGTCGCTCACCACCTCGACCCCGATGCTGGTCATGGTCGGCCGCCTCGACGAGGGCATGAGCCATCTCATCCTGCTCGCCGTGCCGCTCTTCATCTTCCTCGGCGCGCTGATCGAGATGACCGGCATGGCGCGCGCCATGATCCAGTTCCTGGCGAGCCTGCTCGGCCATGTCCGCGGTGGCCTGTCCTATGTGCTGGTCGGGGCGATGTATCTGGTCTCCGGCATCTCGGGCTCGAAGATCGCCGACATGGCCGCGATCGCGCCGGTGCTCTTCCCCGAGATGCAGAAGCGCGGCGCCAAGCCCGGCGACCTCGTCGCCCTGCTTTCGGCGACGGGCGCGCAGACCGAGACGATCCCGCCTTCGATCGTGCTGATCACCATCGGCTCGGTGACGGGCGTCTCGATCGCGGCGCTGTTCACCGGTGGCATGCTGCCGGCGGTGGTGCTGGGCGTGGCGCTCTGCTTCGTCGTCTGGTGGCGCTGCCGAGGCGAGGATCTCAGCGAAGTCACCCGCTTCTCCCGGCGCGAGATCGCCAAGCTCGCTTTGATCGCGGCGCCGGCCATCGCGCTGCCCTTCGTCATCCGCGCCGCGGTGGTCGAGGGTGTCGCGACCGCGACCGAGGTTTCGACCATCGGCATCGCCTATGCGGTTCTGGCCGGCATCCTGCTCTATCGCCAGTTCGACTGGCGCCGCCTGCCGAGGATGCTGGTGGAGACCGCCTCGCTGACCGGGGCGATCATCTTCATCATCGGCTGCGCCACCGCCATGGCCTGGGGCCTGACGCAATCGGGCTTCTCGCGGGACCTCGCCCAGGCGATGGCGGCGGTGCCGGGCGGAAGCTGGGGCTTCCTCGGCATCTCGATCGTCGCCTTCACCATCCTGGGCAGCGTGCTCGAGGGCATCCCCGCCATCGTGCTGTTCGGCCCGCTGGTGTTCCCGATCGCCAAGCAGGTCGGCGTGCACGAGGTCCACTACTCGATGGTCGTGATCTTCGCGATGGGCATCGGGCTCTTCGCCCCGCCCTTCGGCGTCGGCTATTACGGTGCCTGCGCGATCAGCAAGATCAATCCCGACGAAGGCCTGAAATACATCTGGGGCTACATCCTGGCCCTGCTCGTCGGCCTCGTCGTCGTCGCTGCCGTGCCGTGGATCTCCATCGGCTTCCTCCGTTCCTGA